One genomic region from Gossypium hirsutum isolate 1008001.06 chromosome D13, Gossypium_hirsutum_v2.1, whole genome shotgun sequence encodes:
- the LOC107919616 gene encoding uncharacterized protein, translating to MKMITCDRATYDATVMAHKKYEPFLNKSINHYDEMLLVVGKDVATGSFARTFADIDLDDGNEDSMPVDCDNEEAEEVRTNVSSSGTSKRKSKSVQESLIDEQIKFVGEQLGKIANALKQFTADKTSQLYEQVISMEEEGFDDDL from the exons atgaaaatgatcacatgtgatagagcgacatatgatgcaacagtgatg gcacacaagaagtatgaaccatttttgaataaaagcattaatcattatgatgaaatgcttttggttgttggcaaagatgtggcaacagggagttttgccagaacatttgctgacatagatttggatgatggtaaTGAAGATTCAATGCCTGTAGACTGCGACAATGAAGAGGctgaagaggtaagaacaaatgtatcttcatctggcacatccaaacgtaaaagCAAAAGTGTTCAAGAAAGCCTcattgatgaacaaattaaatttgtgggtgaacaacttggcaaaattgctaatgctttgaaaCAATTTACTGCCGATAAGACATCACAGCTTTACGAACAAGTGATTTcgatggaggaagaaggatttgatgatgacttaTAG